Part of the bacterium genome is shown below.
GGGTTCCGGCCGGATCACTTCATCGACGTCACCGACGTCATGGACCAGAAGATGCAGGCGGTCGCCGAGTTCAAGGTGCAGCTGTACCACGTCGAACGTTACCGCACCCGCTCCGTGGCGCGCGGGACGCAGGCGTCGTACATCGCCGGGAACCCGGAGATCAAGTTTGCGGAAGGGTTTGAACGACTGAGCCCCTGGGCCGGACGCCTCTTTCCGTAACACCGCCTACGGGAGGCGTTCCCGAAAGAACGCCACAACCGCGTTCACGACCTGCTCCTGCATCGACGGCGTCATGTGCGGTCCGACCGGCAGCGACAGGTTTTCCCGGCACAGGCGTTCCGCGACCGGAAACTGTCCTTCCTTCGCGCCGTATCGCGCCCGGACCGGCCCGAGCAGGTGCAGCGGCGCCGGGTAGTGGATGCTGGCCTCGATCTCTCGACGGCGCAGGAACTCTCGGAGCGCGTCTCGGTGCGGCGTCTGGATCACGTAGTGCAGCCAGGATGGGCTCGCCCACGGGCGCTCCGGTGGAAGAACGACCGGGAGGTCCGCCTCCCGGAAGCGCGTGGTATAGTACGCCGCGGCGCGCCGGCGGTGGTCCAGAAAGCCATCCAGCATCCCCAGCTGGATCCGGCCCAGCGCGGCGCACATCTCGGTCAGGTGCATGTTGTACCCGATGCGGAGGAGGTCGTACCAGGAGCCATCGGTGCGGCGGATGAAGCTGATGTCCTCGGCGCGGCTCCGGCCCTGGTCCCGCAGGCTGCAGATGTCCTCGGCCAACCGCCGGTCATCGCAGACCCCGGCGCCCCCCGGGCCAAACACCGTGATCATCTTGCCGGAGAAGCTGAAAAACCCGCACTCGCCCATGCTCCCCAGGGGACGGCCCTTGTACGCCCCGCCCAAGGCGTGGGCCGCGTCCTCGATCAGGGCGCACCCGCGCGCCCGGGCCAGAGCCAGCAGCGGATCCATGTCGCAGGGGAACCCATACATGTGCACCGGGATGATCACCCGGGCCCCCGGGCCCGCGGCGGCCGCGGCCGCCGCCGCGTCGATGTTCCAGGTCGCCGGATCGGCCTCCACGAACACCGGGGTGGCGCCGGTCTTCACCACGGCCGCCAGCACCCCGATGTAGGCGTTCGCCGCCATCAGCACCTCGTCGCCCGGCCCGACGTCGAGCGCCTCGAGCGCCAGCAGCAGCACCGACGTCCCGGAGTTGGCCACGACCCCGTAGCGCCGGCCGCACCGTTCGGCC
Proteins encoded:
- a CDS encoding DegT/DnrJ/EryC1/StrS family aminotransferase translates to MQIPYRAMILTDDMRQKTLDVLDTGRSYGGEETQRFEVELAERCGRRYGVVANSGTSVLLLALEALDVGPGDEVLMAANAYIGVLAAVVKTGATPVFVEADPATWNIDAAAAAAAAGPGARVIIPVHMYGFPCDMDPLLALARARGCALIEDAAHALGGAYKGRPLGSMGECGFFSFSGKMITVFGPGGAGVCDDRRLAEDICSLRDQGRSRAEDISFIRRTDGSWYDLLRIGYNMHLTEMCAALGRIQLGMLDGFLDHRRRAAAYYTTRFREADLPVVLPPERPWASPSWLHYVIQTPHRDALREFLRRREIEASIHYPAPLHLLGPVRARYGAKEGQFPVAERLCRENLSLPVGPHMTPSMQEQVVNAVVAFFRERLP